In the genome of Hyphomicrobiales bacterium, one region contains:
- a CDS encoding Antitoxin VapB produces the protein MPLYIKDPEVDKLTAELVGLTRTSKVEAVKTALKHEIAHRKGSLPMRDRLAKSLAMARAAGPFAPGDHKRETDEMWGED, from the coding sequence ATGCCTCTCTATATCAAGGATCCGGAGGTCGATAAGCTGACCGCGGAACTCGTCGGCCTTACCAGGACCTCCAAGGTCGAGGCCGTCAAAACCGCCCTCAAGCACGAAATCGCCCATCGAAAAGGCAGTCTGCCGATGCGAGATCGGCTTGCCAAGTCCCTCGCCATGGCGCGGGCGGCAGGTCCATTCGCGCCCGGCGATCACAAGCGCGAAACCGACGAGATGTGGGGCGAGGACTGA
- a CDS encoding VapC ribonuclease R02377 — MLFVDASVIVAILAQESDAGNLMDRLGEHDGPFYVSAVVRMEAALSLTRRMAEAKGRDKSATPDMLAQARQLVDQFIADIEAKEAMISGDVGTKALDAAQRFGKIVNHPARLNLGDCFSYACAKAYRIKVAYKGDDFAETDLGW, encoded by the coding sequence ATGCTGTTCGTCGACGCGTCGGTCATCGTCGCCATCCTCGCGCAGGAGAGCGACGCCGGCAATCTGATGGACAGGCTCGGCGAGCATGACGGACCGTTTTACGTGTCGGCTGTCGTGCGAATGGAAGCGGCGCTGTCCCTGACGCGGCGGATGGCCGAGGCCAAAGGCCGCGACAAGTCCGCGACGCCTGACATGCTGGCACAGGCCCGGCAGCTCGTCGATCAGTTCATTGCCGATATCGAAGCGAAGGAGGCCATGATCTCTGGCGACGTCGGCACGAAGGCCCTCGATGCGGCCCAGCGGTTCGGCAAGATCGTCAATCATCCCGCCAGGCTGAACCTGGGCGATTGCTTCTCCTACGCCTGTGCCAAGGCCTACCGGATCAAGGTCGCCTATAAGGGCGATGACTTCGCGGAAACCGATCTGGGCTGGTAA
- a CDS encoding conserved hypothetical protein (Evidence 4 : Unknown function but conserved in other organisms), which produces MSPSQDRRVQLFRMEAARRQTQRQLDIIQRQITRRMTALIPTLQPRRTSYRRGKPPDPRAFLERYRSNLAALTAERQPEIDALSRKLVRQDRAIAALRERRGTSLPSGHGYSEAGRIIPSCRA; this is translated from the coding sequence ATGAGCCCTTCCCAGGATCGCCGCGTGCAGCTGTTCCGGATGGAAGCGGCTCGCCGACAGACGCAGCGCCAGCTCGACATCATCCAGCGGCAGATCACGCGGCGCATGACGGCGCTGATTCCCACACTCCAGCCGCGTCGAACCAGCTACCGGCGGGGTAAGCCGCCTGATCCGCGCGCCTTCCTAGAACGCTACCGCTCGAACCTCGCCGCGCTGACCGCGGAGCGGCAGCCCGAAATCGATGCGCTCTCGCGCAAGCTCGTGCGGCAGGACCGGGCGATCGCCGCGCTGCGAGAGCGCCGGGGAACTTCGCTGCCTTCAGGACATGGGTACAGCGAAGCGGGCCGGATCATACCGTCATGCCGCGCATGA
- a CDS encoding hypothetical protein (Evidence 5 : Unknown function) → MLVLISRQVSALGIVHDRGLGQTLPDMSEGGTMRRIEIEISEAEAALLEQLAARCSEINKEREGATSHGELTVEGLITMLTEDAATVIRRPGSWEGSNMHTVLTAHGYDV, encoded by the coding sequence ATGCTCGTTTTGATATCCCGGCAAGTTTCCGCGTTGGGAATCGTTCACGACAGGGGGCTGGGTCAGACGCTCCCGGACATGTCTGAAGGGGGAACCATGAGGCGCATCGAGATCGAGATTTCCGAGGCGGAAGCCGCTCTCCTTGAGCAATTGGCGGCGCGCTGCTCGGAGATCAACAAGGAGCGCGAGGGAGCGACGTCGCACGGTGAACTCACCGTCGAAGGCTTAATTACGATGCTGACTGAGGATGCCGCCACCGTCATTCGACGCCCCGGCTCGTGGGAAGGATCGAACATGCACACGGTGCTGACGGCGCACGGATACGATGTCTGA